A portion of the Anthonomus grandis grandis chromosome 19, icAntGran1.3, whole genome shotgun sequence genome contains these proteins:
- the LOC126747313 gene encoding uncharacterized protein LOC126747313, with protein sequence MIESRHKFNSKELDIEMFRQDSIEDFQDTVEESSYCYRKPLIPNVVLFILHIVVLGVLIFALAYFTQVQPETKIIIRRAWKNGTFKKIGPKVIIRKIPIYF encoded by the exons ATGATCGAGTCGCGCCATAAATTCAACAGTAAAGAGCTGGACATCGAGATGTTCCGGCAGGACTCCATCGAGGATTTCCAGGACACCGTCGAGGAATCGAGCTACTGCTACAG gAAACCGTTGATACCGAACGTGGTTCTGTTCATCTTGCACATCGTGGTGCTCGGGGTGCTCATCTTCGCCCTCGCGTATTTCACCCAGGTGCAACCGGAAACCAAAATAATCATCAGACGCGCCTGGAAGAACGGTACCTTCAAGAAAATCGGTCCTAAGGTCATCATTAGGAAGATCCCGATATATTTTTAG